Part of the Propionimicrobium sp. PCR01-08-3 genome, CACGTATGGAGATGCCCGCGCTTCCCGAGGGCGATTTTCTCGATTCGGTCAACCAGCTGGTCGCCCTCAATCTCGACTGGGTGCCCGAGCCCGAGGGCGAGAAGAGCCTGTATCTGCGTCCGTTCATGTTCGCCTCGGAGTCGCTGATCGGTGTGCGCGCGTCGAACGAATACACCTATGTCTGCTTGGGCATGCCGGTGTCGCCCTTCTATCCCGAGCCGCTCACCTTGTGGGTGCCACCGATCTACTCGCGCTCGATGGCGGGCGGCACCGGCGACGCCAAGTGCGGCGGCAACTACGGGGCGTCCATGATCGCCGAGGACGAGGCGCACCGCAATGGTTGTGGGCAGGTGCTCTGGCTGGATTCCGCGACCCGGACGCTGGTCGAAGAGGGCGGGACGATGAATTTCCTCGTCATCACCGCTTCCGGAGAGCTGGTGACCCCCGAACTGAACGGCAAGATCCTCGCCGGCGTCACCCGCGACTCGCTGCTGACGTTGGCCGAAAGCCACGGATTGCGGCCGGTCGAGCGTCCGCTGCCGTTTACCGAACTGTGCGAGGGCATCGAATCCGGACGCATCACCGAGGCGATGGCCTGTGGCACCGCTGCAGTGGTCAGCCCGGTGGTGGGCCTGAAGTCTCCCGATCTCGACCTCGTGGTCGGCGACGGGACGCCCGGCGAGAAGACCCTGGAATTGCGTTCTCACCTGACCGGAATCCAATACGGCACCGAGCCCGATCCGCACGGCTGGCTGCGCCGGGTCAGCTGAGGTATTTGCTCGCTTCCCGGATGCTGAGTGGTGCCATCCGGCTGCGATGCCGCTCGACGAAATCGCGCACCCAAACCGGATCGGTTTTGCTGAAGTCGCGCAATGCCCAGCCGATCGCCTTGGTGATGAAGAATTCGGTCTGGCCGAGGTTGTTGACGATGATGCGCTCGAGCAGTTCGGTATCGGTCTTTTCGTGCCGGACGAGCTGATGATCGATCGCCAGCCGGCGCAGCCAGAAATTCTCGTCCACGCTCCAGGCCAGCAGCGTTTCGTTGACCTCCGGATATCGCAATGCGATGTTGCCGACGACTCTGTCCAAACAGTCCACACTGTCCCACCACGATTTCTGGACGACCAGTTCGCGAATGCGTGGGATGTCGTCCGGCGTCAATAACGCGTTCATCCGAATCAGGTAATCTGCCGCCAGATACTGGAATTCCCGCTCGGGTTGCTGCCAGCAGGCCGCAACAAATCCCCAATCGACGGGCGCTTTTCCGAGTTCCTTCAAGAACTCGCGAGCGAGTTTCTTGCGCTGTGGGGTGGCAATTCCGAGAAACGGGAACTGGTCGCGCATATACGCGCTCATCTGAACGGCCTTCTCTGGATCGGCGGCTGCCCGAAGGGTCTCGAAAATGTCCATCGCGTTCGTTTTTATCAACGCATCAATGTAAGCCTGATTGTCCCGGCGGGCGCGTCCAATTGCGCTCTCGCCGCCGAGTGCAACCACGAGTTCCGGGCGAACATCCTTCCACTTCGTCGTCGCCATGAAAGAAGTGTAGGGGCTTCCTAGTCAAGCCACAGCTCGGCAAAGACAAGATCAAGAGGCATAACGACTTCGGCCACAGGTTGCCGCTTACCTTGGACCAGGAATCGCGTCCGCCCCTAGGCTTGGTGCAGTTCGCTACAGCGAGCGCGCCGACGGGAGGATTGAGATGGGCAACGAGCAGGCACAGACAACCCCCGTCAGAATCGGCGTCCTCACCAGCGGCGGCGACGCGCAGGGCATGAACGCGGCGGTACGCGCGGTCGTCCGCACCGCATTGAGCCGGGGCGCCGAAGTCTTCGCGATCTTCGAGGGCTACCAGGGCATGATCGACGGCGGCGACGGTATCCGCCCGTTCGGCTGGGACGATGTCGGCTCGATCCTGGCCAAGGGCGGCACCGTCATCGGCACCTTCCGGAGCACCGAGTTCCGCACCCGCGAGGGCCGGCTGAAGGCCGTCGCAAATCTGGTGGATCGCGGGATCGACCGGTTGATCGTGATCGGCGGCGACGGCTCTCTGACCGGGCTCGACATGCTGCGCCAAGAGTGGCCCTCCCTGCTGGACGAACTCGTCGCAAGTGACCGGATCAGTGCAGAACAAGCCTCCCGGCACGCCGATCTGATCATCGCCGGTCTGGTCGGCTCTATCGACAATGACCTTGTCGGAGTGGATTCGACGATCGGCGCCGACACCGCACTGCATCGCATCATGGAGGCCATCGATGCCCTGTCGAGCACCGCGGCAAGCCACCAGCGCAGCTTCGTCCTCGAGGTCATGGGACGCCATTGCGGCTACCTGGCATTGGCCGCCGCCATCGTCGGCGGTTGCGACTACGTGCTGATCCCCGAGAACCCACCCGAGCAGGGCTGGGAGGACGAGATGTGCGAGATCTTGCGCACCGCCCGTGCCCGCGGCAGGCGCGATTCGATCGTGGTGGTCGCCGAGGGCGCCACCGACCGCCACGGCAACCCGATCAAGAGCGAGTACGTCCGTCAGGTCATCGAGGACCACCTGCACGAGGCCACCCGCACCACGATCCTCGGGCACGTGCAGCGCGGCGGCACCCCCAGCGCCTACGACCGTTGGACGCCCACCTGGCTCGGCGCCGAGGCCGTCGACGAGGTGCTCAGCCCGTCGAAGCCCGGCGAGGCGAAAGTGATCGGCATTCTGGGCAACGGTGTCGTCCGGCTGCCGCTGGCCACCGCCATCGAGAACACCCAGCAGGTGCCGGAACTGATCTCGTCCGGCGACTATAAGGCCGCCATGGACGCCCGGGGGCCCTCGTTCAACGAACTCGATTCGATCTTCGCCGAATTGTCGAAGCCCCAACGGTACGCGGCACCCGACGGCTCGAAGCGCATCGGTATCGTGCACGCCGGCGGGCTGGCCCCGGGCATGAATACCGCTGCCGCCATTGCGGTGCGGCTAGGCATTTCACGCGGATTCTCGATGGTCGGCATCCAGAACGGATTCGACGGTCTGCGCAAGGGCGAGGCCCGCGATCTCGGCTGGGACGATGTCGAGGGCTGGATCGGTACCGGCGGTGCCGAACTGGGGTTGCGGCGAGGCGTGCCAGCGGCAGAGGACCTCTATCAGATCAGCCGCTCCCTGGAGAATCTGCACATCGACGCGCTGCTGGTGATCGGCGGCTGGAACGCCTACCAGGCGGCAAACCTGCTGCATTCGGAGCGCACCCGCTACCCCGCATTCCAGGTCCCGATCGTGGCGGTGCCGGCGTCCATCGACAACAATCTGCCCGGCACCGAGCTCGCCATCGGCGCCGACACCGCGCTGAACATCAACGCGAGCTCGATCGACATGATCAAGATGAGCGGGGCGGCCACCACCCGCGCCTTCATCGTCGAGACCATGGGACGCTACTGCGGATTCCAGGCCCTGATGAGCGGACTGGCCGGGGGCGCCGAGCGGGTCTACCTCAACGAGGAAGGCATCGAGTTGGATGCCTTGGCCGCCGACGTGACGTGGTTGCAGAAGAGTTTCGCGACCGGACGAAAGCTCTTCCTCGCGATACGCAACGAGCGGGCGTCCACCTCGTACACGACCGAGTTCATCGGGCAGATGCTGGAGGGCGCGAGCAAGGGCGAATACGACGTGCGGACCCACATCATCGGCCATGTTCAGCAAGGCGGCGAGCCCACTCCCGCCGACCGCCTGCTGGCTGCGCGCCTTGTCAGCGAGGCATTGAACCAACTCGCTGCCGCCTTCGCCGCCGGAAGACCGGTCGGTTCCTATGTGGGACTCACCTCCTCCGAGATCCGAACCTGGCCGCTCTCGCACATGATGGATTTCATGGACGCCACCTATCGCCGTCCGCTCGATCAGTGGTGGCTGCAGCTTCGCCCGGTGATGCAAGCCGTCACCGAGGAGATCACGAAGGTGAAGCACACGGGCCGAGCAGACAATTAGCCGGGCCGAGCTCAGGAATCACGCAGTTGCGGAGCGAATCCGCATCTTCAGCCCAAAGCGGTAGCCGAGTATTCGATTATCTAACTCGACAGCTAGAGCCAAATAGAGGACCCGATCGACACCGTGGTACCGGCAATCTCGATCGCTCTATGCGTGTCTCTTCCAGAACTACTAGACAGCCGAATAGAGTCCTCGCATGGACCCGATCCGCAACCCCTACGCCCCCGGCGCCGGGCAGCGCCCGCCCGAACTCGCCGGCCGCGACGAGCAGCTGCGAGCCTTCGACGTCGTCCTGGAGCGCATCGCGCGGGGCCGCCCCGAGCGATCGGTCATTCTGACCGGACTGCGTGGTGTGGGCAAGACCGTGCTGCTCAATGCCCTCCGGTCATCCGCGGTGCGGGCCGGGTGGGGCACCGGCAAGTTCGAAGCGCGCCCTGACCAGGGCATTCGTCGTCCGCTCGGGGCCGCGCTGCATACCGCGGTGCGCGAACTGGCCCACCCGGACGCCAACACCACGCTGGGCACCATCCGCTCCTTCATCGAGCGGGACGCGGGCCCACGCGCCAAGCTCGCCGAGCGCTGGAACCCCGGGATTCAGGTACCACCCACCCCGGGACGCGCCGACTCCGGCGACATCGAGATCGACCTGGTCGAACTGTTCACCGACGTCGGCGGGCTCGCCGCCGACAAGGGAGTGGGCGTGGCGGTGTGCATCGACGAGATGCAAGATCTGCGCGCCGACGATCTCTCGGCGCTGTGCGCGGCATGCCACGAGATCAGCCAGCAACGGCTGCCGCTGATCATCGTCGGCGCGGGATTGCCCCATCTGCCGACCGCGCTGAGCGCGTCCAAGAGCTACTCGGAACGGCTATTCAGGTACCTGCGTATCGATCGGCTTGATCGGGAGGCGGCCGACCGCGCCCTGCAGATGCCCGCCGAGGACGAAGAGGCAAGCTTCGACGACGAGGCCCTGGCAGCCATGTATCAGGTGACCAGCGGCTACCCCTACTTCATTCAGGCCTATGGCAAGGTCACCTGGGATCTGGCGCCCGCCTCGCCGATCACCGCCGACGACATCACGGTGGCGACCCCCGAGGCCGAAGCCGAGTTGGCGGTCGGGTTCTTCGGCAGCCGCTACGAGCGGGCGACACCTGCCGAGCGCGAATACCTGCGGGCAATGGCCGAGATCGCCGATCCCGACAGCTCGACCGAGGGCGTCCCCACGAGCGCGGTAGCCGAAAAGCTGGACCGCACCCCTCAATCACTCTCCCCCGCCCGCGATGCGTTGCTGAAGAAAGGTCTGGTCTATGCCTGCGAGCGCGGCCAGGTGGCCTTCACCGTTCCCCATTTCGGACGCTATCTGCGCAGCCAGCTCGCGTAGTACCCGCGGGATTCTCAATTATTGGGTTCAGTTATGCAGCTATAGTCTGCAAAAACGTACCCAATAAGTCCGGTCCCTCAGATTTCGGCTGGGCCAACCACGGGCTGCTCTGCAACGGCCCCGTTGAACCCCTCCACGAAGACGCTCGGACCAGCTCGTCCATCTCACCTGCCGGAGTCGCCACGCAACGGCTCTCACTTCGCATAACGTTCGGATAACAGGGCGACAGCGGGGCAGATGTTGCGCGAATGACGTTACCGATGAGACCAGAGTCCGGGAGCGTTCACGTAGCGGCAACTCCCCGAAACGCTCTGGCCGAACCGATGAAAGGGTGAGCTCCGAAGGTGATCCGCAGGCAGCCGCGTAGCGATGCAGTCGCCGTGACGTTTATCTTGCCCGCGTCCCACCCGAATGCGCCGGTGAGCGTAGTGGGCGACTTCAACGAATGGCAGCCGTCACGTCACCCGATGATCAAGCGCCCTGACGGCAGCTTGAGCACGACGATTCTTTTTTCGGCAGGAAGTACTGTTCATTTCCGTTACCTCGGCTGTGACGGGGTCTGGTTCGATGATCCGGACGCAGATTCCATCGATAACCAAGGTGGCTTCATCCGTGTTTGAGAGAGGACGATCGATCATGGCAAATTTGGAGTTCCGTAACAATGAGGCGGGATTCCGCTACGAGGCGCTCGAGGGAGGCGAACTGGTCAGCCAGATCGACTACACCGTCGACGGCGATGTCATGACCTTCACCCACACCGGCACCCCGCCGCAGCATCGAGGCCGTCAGCTCGCCGACAAGCTGACCCGGTGGGCATTGGACGATGTTCGCGCCCGCGGACGCAAGATAGTGCCGTTGTGCCCCTTCACCGCCTCATTCGTGTCGCAGCACTCCCCCGATTACGACGACATCGTGGTGCAGCGCCTGCACTAGCCGAACCGGAAGCATTCGCCTTCGGGTCCGCTGATGACCACCTGTGGCTCTTGTGCCACATCGAGCTCGACCTGCAGCCAGTGCTCGTCGGCGTGCACCCGGTAGCTGAATCGCTCGTTCGTGAGTTCCAGTTTTTCGTGCCGGGCGTCCACCAGCCACGGGTTGCGGCGGCGCAAGGCGATCAGTGCGCGGTATTGATCGAGCAGCCACGGCACCGGGAGCTGCCAATCGGACGGATCGGCGGGCAGTTCCGGGCGAACCTCGTCGTCGCCGCCCGGACGATCATATTTGGTGCCGGGCATACCGGCCTCGTCCCCGTAGTAGACCGAGGGCATGCCGCCGACGGTGCACATCACGGCCATCGCGAGCACCGCAGCGTCGGCCCCCACCATCGTGGTGATGCGAGTGACGTCGTGATTGCTCAGGAAGGTGAGCGGACGCAGAATGTCGAGCAACTCATCGTGCCTGGTTAGCGTCCAATCGAGTTCGAAGAAGTTCGCGTCATTGAGGCTGCTCCAGGTCGACTTCCACAGTTCATAGGCGGTGATCGATTCGAGGGTCGAGGTCTTGAGCCAATCGGATTCGAAGTGAATCACCTCGCCCAAGAAGAGCGCGTGCGGATAGTCGGCCCGGATCTCGGGCAACAGGCCCGCCCAAAACTCGGGATCAACCGCGTAGGCCGCGTCCAGACGCCAGCCGTCGATGCCGCGCGACAGCCAGTGCCGCATCACGTCGGCGACCAGTTTGTGCACGCCCGGGCTTTGATGGTTGAGACGGACGAGATCGTCGCTGCCCTCGAAGTTCAGCCTGGTCGGCGGGTCGGCCGAATAGTCGATGAAGAACCAGTCCGAGGCCGGTGAATCCGGGGATCCAAGAGCCTCGCGAAGCGCCGGGAAATCCTGGCTGACATGGTTGAACACGCCATCCAGCACGATTTTGATACCGCGTTGATGACAGGCACCCACCAGGGCGTCAAAGTCTTCGTCGTCCCCCAGCCTGGGATCGATCGTGAAGTAGTCGAGGGTGTCATAGCCATGTGATTTGGACGCGAAGATGGGCCCGAGCAGCAGCCCGTTGCAGCCCAGCGAGAGCAGATGATCGAGCCAGGCCTCCAGTCGCGGCAGCCGGTGAACGGGTGCCGATCCGGCTTCGAAGCTCTCCGGAGCGTGCAGCGCTCCGGTCATGCCGAGCGGATAAACGGCGTACCAGATTGCTGTTTGCGTCCAACCAGGGGCGGACATGGCAGCCTCCTTCGTCATGCGATCCTGGACCCGTATTCAAGGTCTTCCGCCCACTGATGCGACGGACACCCGCGTGCCTCGACCGAACCTATCCGCACAACCTCTGATCGCCCAATCGTGCGCGAGCCGGTGAATGCAGGCCGATAGCTATGAGCATATTCGGGTTGTCGCCGCGCCGCCGTCAGAACTTTGAGCGCGTCTCTAGTGAGTAAGGCTCACTTGTGCCTACGATGTGGCCATGAGCAGGACAGACCGCAGTCCACGCCGGCGTCTCGACCCCACAACCAGACAGGCAGACATGCTGAGCGCCGCGGCCGAGGCCTTCGCGTCCCAGCCTTATGAGCACGTCTCGATGGCCGAGGTGGCCGCGCAGGCGAATGCGTCCGAGGCGCTGCTGTACCGGTATTTCGGCTCGAAGCCCAGGCTCTATGCCGAGGTGCTGCGCGCCGCGGCTGCCGAGATCGTTGCCCGCCAGAAAGCGAGCGTCCGCGCTTTGGGCCGGGCCGCAGCCATCCGCGACAAGCTAACCGTCGTTGTCAATGGCTATCTCGACTATCTGGCAGGTGCGACGCCGCAGTGGTCGTCCGCGATCGTCAGCGCGCGCGCAGACCCTGCCGAGCTCGCCGACCTGCGCGATCAGTTGCGCGAGGAAAGGCTCGCCGAGTTGCGCGAGCTCATCGATCTCTCGGGCGTCAGTGACTACGCGATCTATGGCTTCCTCGGCTTTCTGGACGCGGCATGTCTGGTCTGGATCGAACGTGGTCAACGTGTCACCGATCGACCGCAACTCGGCACGGCCGCGGTGAACGCGTTGCTCGCGTCCACTCCCGAAGTGCATCTCGACTCCGGACGACATAGCAAGTTCCGCAGATAGTGCCTTGACTACGATGGGCACGTGCAACCCGTGATCGTCTGCGTCGGACTCACCACCATTGATTTTGCCCAGGTGGTGGACGCGCTGCCCGCGCCCAACGCCAAGATAATCGCGAACGATGC contains:
- a CDS encoding branched-chain amino acid aminotransferase, with the protein product MAAFDVDPSVPRTPAADIAAALQDPGFGRYFVDHMAIATWTRGQGWHDEKLAATGPIPLHPALAGLHYGQEIFEGLKAFRHADDSVWLFRPEKNAARFAHSATRMEMPALPEGDFLDSVNQLVALNLDWVPEPEGEKSLYLRPFMFASESLIGVRASNEYTYVCLGMPVSPFYPEPLTLWVPPIYSRSMAGGTGDAKCGGNYGASMIAEDEAHRNGCGQVLWLDSATRTLVEEGGTMNFLVITASGELVTPELNGKILAGVTRDSLLTLAESHGLRPVERPLPFTELCEGIESGRITEAMACGTAAVVSPVVGLKSPDLDLVVGDGTPGEKTLELRSHLTGIQYGTEPDPHGWLRRVS
- a CDS encoding DNA alkylation repair protein encodes the protein MATTKWKDVRPELVVALGGESAIGRARRDNQAYIDALIKTNAMDIFETLRAAADPEKAVQMSAYMRDQFPFLGIATPQRKKLAREFLKELGKAPVDWGFVAACWQQPEREFQYLAADYLIRMNALLTPDDIPRIRELVVQKSWWDSVDCLDRVVGNIALRYPEVNETLLAWSVDENFWLRRLAIDHQLVRHEKTDTELLERIIVNNLGQTEFFITKAIGWALRDFSKTDPVWVRDFVERHRSRMAPLSIREASKYLS
- a CDS encoding 6-phosphofructokinase: MGNEQAQTTPVRIGVLTSGGDAQGMNAAVRAVVRTALSRGAEVFAIFEGYQGMIDGGDGIRPFGWDDVGSILAKGGTVIGTFRSTEFRTREGRLKAVANLVDRGIDRLIVIGGDGSLTGLDMLRQEWPSLLDELVASDRISAEQASRHADLIIAGLVGSIDNDLVGVDSTIGADTALHRIMEAIDALSSTAASHQRSFVLEVMGRHCGYLALAAAIVGGCDYVLIPENPPEQGWEDEMCEILRTARARGRRDSIVVVAEGATDRHGNPIKSEYVRQVIEDHLHEATRTTILGHVQRGGTPSAYDRWTPTWLGAEAVDEVLSPSKPGEAKVIGILGNGVVRLPLATAIENTQQVPELISSGDYKAAMDARGPSFNELDSIFAELSKPQRYAAPDGSKRIGIVHAGGLAPGMNTAAAIAVRLGISRGFSMVGIQNGFDGLRKGEARDLGWDDVEGWIGTGGAELGLRRGVPAAEDLYQISRSLENLHIDALLVIGGWNAYQAANLLHSERTRYPAFQVPIVAVPASIDNNLPGTELAIGADTALNINASSIDMIKMSGAATTRAFIVETMGRYCGFQALMSGLAGGAERVYLNEEGIELDALAADVTWLQKSFATGRKLFLAIRNERASTSYTTEFIGQMLEGASKGEYDVRTHIIGHVQQGGEPTPADRLLAARLVSEALNQLAAAFAAGRPVGSYVGLTSSEIRTWPLSHMMDFMDATYRRPLDQWWLQLRPVMQAVTEEITKVKHTGRADN
- a CDS encoding ATP-binding protein, whose product is MDPIRNPYAPGAGQRPPELAGRDEQLRAFDVVLERIARGRPERSVILTGLRGVGKTVLLNALRSSAVRAGWGTGKFEARPDQGIRRPLGAALHTAVRELAHPDANTTLGTIRSFIERDAGPRAKLAERWNPGIQVPPTPGRADSGDIEIDLVELFTDVGGLAADKGVGVAVCIDEMQDLRADDLSALCAACHEISQQRLPLIIVGAGLPHLPTALSASKSYSERLFRYLRIDRLDREAADRALQMPAEDEEASFDDEALAAMYQVTSGYPYFIQAYGKVTWDLAPASPITADDITVATPEAEAELAVGFFGSRYERATPAEREYLRAMAEIADPDSSTEGVPTSAVAEKLDRTPQSLSPARDALLKKGLVYACERGQVAFTVPHFGRYLRSQLA
- a CDS encoding isoamylase early set domain-containing protein, with the translated sequence MIRRQPRSDAVAVTFILPASHPNAPVSVVGDFNEWQPSRHPMIKRPDGSLSTTILFSAGSTVHFRYLGCDGVWFDDPDADSIDNQGGFIRV
- a CDS encoding GNAT family N-acetyltransferase, coding for MANLEFRNNEAGFRYEALEGGELVSQIDYTVDGDVMTFTHTGTPPQHRGRQLADKLTRWALDDVRARGRKIVPLCPFTASFVSQHSPDYDDIVVQRLH
- a CDS encoding alpha-amylase family glycosyl hydrolase, with the protein product MSAPGWTQTAIWYAVYPLGMTGALHAPESFEAGSAPVHRLPRLEAWLDHLLSLGCNGLLLGPIFASKSHGYDTLDYFTIDPRLGDDEDFDALVGACHQRGIKIVLDGVFNHVSQDFPALREALGSPDSPASDWFFIDYSADPPTRLNFEGSDDLVRLNHQSPGVHKLVADVMRHWLSRGIDGWRLDAAYAVDPEFWAGLLPEIRADYPHALFLGEVIHFESDWLKTSTLESITAYELWKSTWSSLNDANFFELDWTLTRHDELLDILRPLTFLSNHDVTRITTMVGADAAVLAMAVMCTVGGMPSVYYGDEAGMPGTKYDRPGGDDEVRPELPADPSDWQLPVPWLLDQYRALIALRRRNPWLVDARHEKLELTNERFSYRVHADEHWLQVELDVAQEPQVVISGPEGECFRFG
- a CDS encoding TetR/AcrR family transcriptional regulator, which translates into the protein MSRTDRSPRRRLDPTTRQADMLSAAAEAFASQPYEHVSMAEVAAQANASEALLYRYFGSKPRLYAEVLRAAAAEIVARQKASVRALGRAAAIRDKLTVVVNGYLDYLAGATPQWSSAIVSARADPAELADLRDQLREERLAELRELIDLSGVSDYAIYGFLGFLDAACLVWIERGQRVTDRPQLGTAAVNALLASTPEVHLDSGRHSKFRR